In a genomic window of Zingiber officinale cultivar Zhangliang chromosome 9B, Zo_v1.1, whole genome shotgun sequence:
- the LOC122023240 gene encoding probable purple acid phosphatase 20, protein MRIKWTTEDDGPSVVEYGSQYSLKATGSSDDYSYLLFYRSPHIHDVVIGPLSPSTVYDYRLGMNSARNFSLKTPPNSLPFNFAVVGDLGQTVSSGSTLDHLAAADYDVLLLPGDLSYAGVEQPLWDSFGRLVEPLASSRPWMVTQGEYETERIPLIHPKKFVAYNMRWRMPYDADPATSSGSNLFYSFDVAGGAIHVIMLGSYADYDTGSPQQSWLAADLARMEQQRPQWAVAVMHAPWYNTNDAHHLEFEEMRVALEAMLYEARVDVVFSGHVHAYERFARVFNGSSDLCGPVHITIGDGGNVEGLVTDFLLPHPAISLFREASFGHGRFEVANATHALWTWHRNDDNVAVAADQVWITSLASDPNCQRKRRGERFWDAAAEHEGNLGGFFRRRKEERLLPRPRASRQHPHDPSPFFLPRRRPRSKALPKSPPLLSYLIFSAALRTGGASAVYYHHHGQKPRLLLDTSLLPPERSVGDEGPPPPFSSVLGASRRADGIGCRRRRLQQASTPPRTIATAESTP, encoded by the exons ATGAGGATAAAATGGACCACCGAGGACGACGGCCCATCGGTGGTGGAATACGGCAGCCAGTATTCTCTCAAGGCCACCGGCTCTTCCGACGACTACTCCTACCTACTATTCTACCGCTCCCCCCACATCCATGACGTCGTCATCGGCCCATTGAGTCCCAGCACGGTGTACGACTACCGATTGGGCATGAACTCCGCTCGCAACTTTTCATTGAAGACCCCACCGAACTCCTTGCCCTTCAATTTCGCCGTCGTCG GGGATTTGGGTCAGACCGTGTCGTCGGGCTCGACCCTGGACCACTTGGCTGCGGCGGACTACGACGTGCTGTTGCTCCCCGGCGACCTCTCCTACGCAGGCGTAGAACAGCCGCTGTGGGACTCATTCGGCCGGCTGGTGGAGCCGCTGGCGAGCTCCCGGCCGTGGATGGTGACGCAAGGAGAGTACGAGACAGAGAGGATCCCCCTCATCCACCCGAAAAAGTTTGTCGCGTACAATATGCGATGGCGCATGCCGTACGACGCCGACCCGGCCACCTCCTCCGGCTCCAACCTCTTTTACTCCTTCGACGTCGCCGGCGGAGCCATCCACGTGATCATGCTCGGCTCCTACGCCGATTACGACACGGGGTCCCCGCAGCAGTCGTGGCTGGCGGCTGACCTAGCGAGGATGGAGCAGCAGCGGCCGCAGTGGGCGGTGGCGGTTATGCACGCGCCGTGGTACAACACGAACGACGCGCACCACCTGGAGTTCGAGGAGATGCGGGTGGCGTTGGAGGCGATGCTGTACGAGGCGCGGGTGGACGTGGTGTTCTCCGGGCACGTGCACGCTTACGAACGGTTCGCGCGCGTTTTCAATGGCAGTTCCGACCTGTGCGGGCCGGTGCACATCACCATCGGCGACGGCGGGAACGTAGAAGGGCTGGTGACCGACTTCCTGCTGCCTCATCCGGCGATCTCGCTTTTCAGGGAGGCCAGCTTCGGGCACGGCCGGTTCGAGGTGGCGAACGCGACGCACGCGCTGTGGACGTGGCACCGGAACGACGACAACGTGGCGGTGGCGGCGGACCAGGTGTGGATCACCAGCTTGGCATCCGATCCGAACTGTCAAAGGAAACG GAGGGGGGAAAGGTTTTGGGATGCCGCCGCCGAGCACGAAGGAAACTTGGGGGGTTTTTTCCGCCGCCGCAAAGAGGAGAGGCTTCTGCCTCGTCCTCGCGCCTCTCGCCAGCATCCTCACGACCCCTCCCCGTTTTTCCTCCCTCGCCGAAGGCCACGATCTAAGGCACTGCCGAAGTCACCGCCGCTCCTCTCCTATCTGATCTTCTCCGCCGCCTTGCGCACAGGGGGTGCTTCTGCTGTCTACTACCACCACCATGGACAGAAGCCAAGGCTTCTTCTGGATACCTCGTTACTACCGCCGGAGAGATCCGTCGGCGATGAGGGGCCACCTCCTCCCTTCTCCTCCGTCCTCGGTGCCTCCCGCCGTGCCGACGGCATTGGATGCCGTCGCCGACGCCTCCAGCAGGCGTCTACACCTCCTCGCACCATAGCCACCGCTGAGAGCACGCCATAG